A window from uncultured Desulfobacter sp. encodes these proteins:
- the recB gene encoding exodeoxyribonuclease V subunit beta, with product MVKKLDPMTFPLNGARLIEASAGTGKTYTIAALYLRLILGHGNENGFSRPLTPPEILVVTFTNAATEELRERIRSRLTEAAGFFRGLETKDAFLNDLRDDYNPDDWPVLAMRLEQAAQWMDESAIHTIHAWCQRMLRQHAFDSLSLFDLELAPNDQDLLEEAACDFWRAGFYPRSVATLSELKAVAGISTPQELLKQVLPVINAVACGEASCTGDPFDIISQRMQSIETARMVWTPDFDKAVAQVAKAQADKTLNNNKYRKASLDKWVMQLDQWVNHDGPLPDAQTLEKFSSAGLAAGVSKNKMAPTHPAYDALDQLNDDLASMDVKTALIHHAAAEIRTRVSAAKNRLSRMGFNDLLTRLGQALKPQASGENRLAGIIREQFPVAMIDEFQDTDPVQYSSFGAIYLNQENTGLFMIGDPKQAIYAFRGADIHTYLRAKNDTQGHHYTLEKNYRSTQSMVKAVNQVFNRANQLSQGPFLFKGQIPFEPVAAQGRQETFWVDGQQMPAMTLWQMDQDEPVKKTGADGYIGKMAQTGAQEITRLLNLGGQTPCGAGFTEPGEEIIPLKPSDIAVLVRDGNEAAAIRSALAARGVKSVYLSDRESVFDSPEALSLLYILQACSEPTNDAWVRTALATEVLNLSFETLDRLKEDELAWEAELERFKQFQNIWRRQGVLPMVRALLLAFNVSARMLATPSGERQLTNVLHLSEMIQAAAADLDGEQGVIRWLAGQIENHQGGDDQILRLESDQDLVRVVTIHKSKGLEYPLVFLPFICSFRKVTARNSPMVKRHNGDGSVSMVVNPSDEDLSTADQERLAEDLRILYVALTRACHACWLGMGVMGTVTKKDGEKTDLHQSGIGYLLKGGEMIPTANLPPILTDLKGDCEAITIKPLPDATLEIFTPASETPNLSPARVFTGTVPKNWRITSYSGILSGAAMPDVGTALNLSFEDPVVESPDTPAQDQLQETAGEESLALDVIPNAQSIHTFARGPEPGTFLHDMLEWAAHTGFDQVAKNPAVTREKIENLCIRRGWEAWTDVLSQWLLELVQTPLPLNGGFMPLSDLGRDLCKAEMEFIFAAHQVDILDLDRLVTGSVLPGIVRPVLRRDRINGMLKGFIDLVFSFNGQYFVLDYKSNYLGNDQSAYGQDAMAQAMVGHRYDLQYLLYILALHRLLKARLEGYDYERDVGGVVYLFLRGVDTSGQGVYVDKPPATLINALDNLFKADNVLEEGESHGAL from the coding sequence ATGGTGAAAAAATTAGACCCCATGACCTTTCCTTTGAACGGTGCCCGGCTGATTGAAGCCAGTGCCGGAACCGGAAAGACATATACCATTGCTGCGCTTTATCTTCGGCTGATTTTAGGGCATGGGAATGAGAACGGTTTTTCCCGGCCCTTGACCCCGCCGGAGATTCTGGTCGTTACCTTTACCAACGCTGCCACAGAAGAGCTGCGGGAAAGAATTAGAAGCCGGCTTACCGAGGCAGCCGGATTTTTTAGAGGACTTGAGACAAAAGATGCCTTCCTCAATGACTTGAGAGATGATTATAATCCTGATGACTGGCCGGTCCTGGCCATGCGCCTGGAACAGGCGGCCCAGTGGATGGACGAGTCTGCCATCCACACCATTCACGCCTGGTGCCAGCGTATGCTCCGCCAGCATGCCTTTGACAGTCTCTCTTTGTTTGATCTGGAACTTGCGCCCAATGACCAGGATCTGCTGGAAGAGGCGGCCTGTGATTTCTGGCGGGCGGGGTTTTATCCCCGGAGTGTGGCGACGTTATCGGAATTAAAAGCCGTGGCCGGGATCAGCACCCCCCAGGAGCTGCTGAAACAGGTGCTGCCGGTTATTAATGCCGTGGCGTGTGGTGAAGCGTCCTGCACGGGAGACCCCTTTGATATTATTTCACAGCGGATGCAATCCATAGAAACCGCACGCATGGTCTGGACACCGGATTTTGACAAAGCCGTGGCCCAGGTGGCCAAGGCCCAGGCCGATAAGACCCTGAACAACAATAAGTACCGGAAAGCTTCACTGGACAAGTGGGTGATGCAGCTGGATCAGTGGGTAAATCATGACGGGCCTTTACCTGATGCGCAGACTCTGGAAAAATTTTCATCAGCGGGGTTGGCTGCAGGGGTGTCTAAAAATAAAATGGCCCCCACCCATCCGGCGTATGATGCACTGGACCAGTTAAATGATGATCTTGCATCAATGGATGTGAAAACGGCTTTGATTCACCATGCTGCAGCTGAAATTCGTACACGGGTCTCTGCCGCCAAGAACCGCTTGTCCCGGATGGGGTTCAATGATCTGCTCACCCGGCTGGGCCAGGCGTTGAAACCCCAGGCCTCTGGCGAAAACCGCCTTGCCGGGATCATCCGGGAACAGTTCCCGGTGGCCATGATCGATGAGTTCCAGGATACGGATCCTGTTCAGTATAGCTCTTTTGGCGCTATTTATTTGAATCAGGAAAACACAGGCCTTTTCATGATTGGAGATCCCAAGCAGGCCATCTATGCCTTCAGGGGGGCGGATATCCACACCTACCTCAGGGCAAAAAACGATACCCAGGGGCATCATTACACCCTGGAGAAGAATTACCGGTCCACCCAGAGTATGGTGAAGGCGGTCAACCAGGTATTCAACCGGGCAAACCAACTTTCCCAGGGACCCTTTTTATTCAAGGGGCAGATTCCCTTTGAACCGGTCGCGGCCCAGGGTCGGCAGGAAACATTCTGGGTGGACGGCCAACAGATGCCGGCCATGACGCTCTGGCAGATGGATCAGGATGAACCCGTTAAAAAAACAGGGGCTGACGGATATATCGGCAAAATGGCCCAAACCGGTGCCCAGGAGATCACCCGGCTTTTGAACTTAGGCGGTCAGACGCCCTGTGGTGCAGGGTTTACTGAACCCGGAGAGGAAATAATTCCTTTGAAGCCTTCGGACATTGCCGTTCTCGTCAGGGATGGCAATGAAGCTGCGGCCATTCGATCCGCCCTGGCAGCACGCGGGGTGAAATCGGTATATCTGTCAGACCGGGAATCTGTGTTTGACAGCCCCGAGGCACTCTCTTTACTCTATATTCTCCAGGCCTGTTCCGAACCGACCAACGATGCCTGGGTGAGAACCGCCCTGGCCACAGAGGTGTTGAATCTCTCTTTTGAAACCCTGGACCGGTTGAAAGAAGACGAACTGGCCTGGGAGGCTGAGCTGGAACGGTTTAAGCAATTCCAGAACATCTGGCGCCGCCAGGGGGTGCTGCCCATGGTAAGGGCGCTGCTTTTGGCTTTCAACGTGAGTGCCAGAATGCTGGCCACCCCGTCAGGAGAACGGCAGCTGACCAATGTGCTCCATTTATCAGAAATGATCCAGGCCGCGGCAGCTGACCTTGACGGCGAACAGGGCGTGATCCGCTGGCTTGCCGGGCAGATCGAAAATCACCAGGGCGGCGATGATCAGATTCTTCGCCTTGAAAGTGACCAGGATCTGGTCCGGGTGGTCACCATTCACAAGTCAAAGGGCCTGGAATATCCTCTGGTGTTCCTGCCTTTTATCTGCAGTTTCAGGAAAGTAACCGCAAGAAACTCTCCCATGGTGAAACGCCATAATGGTGACGGAAGTGTATCAATGGTGGTCAATCCGAGTGATGAAGATTTGTCAACGGCGGACCAGGAACGGCTGGCCGAGGATTTGCGAATCCTTTATGTGGCCTTAACCAGGGCTTGCCATGCGTGCTGGCTGGGGATGGGCGTCATGGGGACGGTCACCAAAAAAGATGGGGAAAAAACTGACCTTCACCAGTCGGGCATCGGCTACCTGCTAAAAGGTGGGGAGATGATACCCACGGCGAACCTGCCTCCCATCCTTACGGATCTAAAGGGGGATTGTGAGGCCATTACCATTAAGCCATTGCCTGACGCAACCTTGGAGATTTTCACTCCAGCGTCTGAAACGCCGAACCTGTCACCTGCCAGAGTGTTCACCGGAACAGTTCCCAAGAACTGGCGGATCACCAGTTATTCAGGGATTCTTTCCGGGGCGGCCATGCCCGATGTTGGGACGGCCCTTAACCTCTCCTTTGAAGATCCGGTAGTGGAGTCTCCGGATACCCCGGCCCAGGATCAGCTCCAGGAGACGGCAGGAGAAGAGAGTCTGGCCCTGGATGTTATTCCCAACGCCCAATCCATCCACACCTTTGCCCGGGGGCCTGAGCCGGGAACCTTTCTTCATGACATGCTGGAATGGGCGGCGCATACGGGGTTTGACCAGGTCGCAAAGAACCCTGCCGTCACCCGGGAAAAAATTGAAAATTTGTGTATTCGCCGGGGCTGGGAGGCCTGGACGGATGTCCTTTCGCAGTGGCTTCTGGAATTGGTTCAAACCCCCTTGCCTCTGAACGGCGGTTTTATGCCGTTGTCCGATCTTGGCAGGGATTTGTGCAAGGCGGAAATGGAGTTTATTTTTGCGGCCCACCAGGTGGATATCCTGGATCTGGACCGGCTGGTGACCGGTTCCGTACTGCCGGGCATTGTCCGGCCGGTGTTACGGCGGGACCGAATCAACGGCATGCTCAAGGGCTTCATTGATCTTGTGTTCAGTTTTAACGGTCAGTATTTTGTTCTGGATTACAAATCCAATTATCTGGGCAATGATCAGAGTGCCTACGGGCAAGACGCCATGGCCCAGGCCATGGTGGGGCATCGGTATGATCTTCAATACCTGCTGTATATCCTGGCACTCCATCGGCTTCTCAAAGCCCGTCTTGAAGGATATGACTATGAACGGGATGTGGGCGGCGTGGTCTATCTCTTCTTAAGGGGGGTCGATACATCCGGCCAGGGCGTTTATGTGGACAAACCCCCGGCGACCCTGATCAATGCGCTGGATAATCTGTTTAAGGCTGACAATGTGTTGGAAGAAGGAGAGTCTCATGGTGCCCTCTGA
- the recD gene encoding exodeoxyribonuclease V subunit alpha: MVPSDDFFELIHTWTERGWLRLLDQAFVVFLSRQDSSASPLVLLGAALASHQLGRGHICLDIAGALNDPDGTLSLPPEGETGEDMPAKPSQILEKITKDHWVNQLSNSALVGSDSDNTPLVLEQGRLYLRRYWVYTRQVAQEILGRVEQKNPVPDDLERRLDEIFLNLRDPKEIEKQSIHWQSVAAAVAAASNFSVISGGPGTGKTTTVVQVLGLLQGVAMEQGKILRIRLAAPTGKAAARLTESISKAMGFLPEDIQTHMPTEVTTLHRLLGTRHDSRQFIHNRTNRLHVDLLVVDEASMIDLEMMDALLGALPSKARLILLGDKDQLASVEAGSVLGDICANASRPCYLLDTIDFIKNATGYDLSDYSGPGNGLDQQIVVLRKSHRFHEDSGIGNLAQAVNSGEKEAVAKAWEKEYPDIHQLSLCSCEDAQFRGLILDGNPKSFPNAASQPVGFRTYLEILANGMRGFLSETHWLKAVLEKFDGFQLLSPVRKGEWGVEGLNRICARILYNAGLICATQGWYPGRPVMVTRNDYRLGLMNGDIGIAVEVGSNSHKDQGDGRSPGKMLRVVFPMADGFIKQVLPSRLESVETVYAMTVHKSQGSEFEHTALILPDTMSPVLTRELIYTGITRARSFFTLAGPSPGILASAAKQRTLRASGLGNLLKSMEPKGPSK, from the coding sequence ATGGTGCCCTCTGATGATTTTTTTGAGTTGATTCACACCTGGACCGAGCGGGGGTGGCTTCGGCTGCTTGATCAGGCCTTTGTGGTGTTTTTAAGCCGTCAGGATTCATCTGCATCTCCCCTGGTACTTCTTGGCGCAGCCCTGGCAAGCCACCAGCTTGGACGGGGGCATATTTGTCTGGATATCGCCGGCGCCCTGAATGATCCCGACGGCACACTTTCCCTGCCCCCCGAAGGCGAGACCGGGGAGGATATGCCTGCCAAACCTTCGCAGATTCTTGAAAAGATCACCAAAGACCATTGGGTGAATCAGCTGTCCAATTCAGCACTTGTGGGTTCAGATAGTGACAATACCCCGCTGGTCCTGGAACAGGGGCGCTTGTATCTGAGACGATATTGGGTCTATACCCGGCAGGTGGCCCAGGAGATTCTTGGCCGGGTGGAACAAAAAAATCCGGTTCCCGACGATTTAGAAAGACGGCTGGATGAGATCTTTTTAAATTTGCGAGACCCAAAAGAGATTGAAAAACAAAGTATCCATTGGCAGAGCGTGGCCGCTGCCGTGGCCGCTGCTTCCAATTTCAGCGTGATCTCCGGAGGACCCGGGACCGGTAAAACAACAACTGTGGTGCAGGTGTTGGGGCTGCTTCAGGGCGTCGCTATGGAACAGGGCAAAATACTGCGCATACGTCTTGCCGCCCCCACAGGGAAAGCAGCTGCCCGGCTTACGGAGTCTATATCCAAAGCCATGGGCTTTTTGCCAGAAGATATTCAAACGCATATGCCCACCGAGGTGACGACCCTTCACCGGCTGTTAGGGACGCGTCATGATTCCCGGCAGTTCATCCATAACCGGACCAATCGCCTGCATGTGGATCTTTTGGTGGTGGACGAAGCCTCCATGATCGATCTTGAAATGATGGATGCCCTGCTGGGGGCCTTGCCGTCCAAGGCGCGATTAATCCTGCTTGGGGATAAGGATCAACTGGCGTCCGTGGAGGCCGGGTCCGTACTGGGTGACATTTGTGCCAATGCCTCCCGCCCGTGTTATCTGCTTGATACCATTGATTTCATTAAAAATGCGACAGGATATGATTTGTCTGACTATTCAGGCCCGGGCAACGGGCTTGACCAGCAGATCGTGGTGTTGAGAAAAAGTCATCGATTTCATGAAGACAGCGGCATCGGCAATCTGGCCCAGGCTGTAAACTCAGGTGAAAAAGAGGCGGTTGCCAAGGCCTGGGAAAAGGAATATCCGGACATACATCAGCTGTCCTTATGCTCTTGTGAAGATGCTCAATTCCGCGGCCTGATACTGGACGGAAATCCCAAATCTTTTCCAAATGCTGCCTCACAACCGGTTGGATTCCGGACATATCTTGAGATCCTTGCCAACGGGATGCGGGGCTTTTTATCTGAAACCCATTGGCTCAAGGCCGTTCTGGAAAAATTTGACGGATTTCAACTGTTGAGCCCCGTTCGCAAAGGCGAGTGGGGTGTGGAAGGACTGAACCGTATTTGTGCCCGAATCCTTTATAATGCCGGACTAATTTGTGCCACCCAGGGGTGGTATCCGGGCCGGCCTGTGATGGTTACCAGGAACGATTATCGTCTGGGGCTCATGAACGGTGATATCGGCATTGCCGTTGAAGTCGGTAGTAACAGTCACAAGGATCAAGGCGACGGGCGTTCTCCTGGAAAGATGCTGCGGGTGGTCTTCCCCATGGCTGACGGCTTTATCAAACAGGTACTTCCGTCAAGGCTTGAATCGGTGGAAACGGTCTATGCCATGACCGTCCATAAATCCCAGGGCTCTGAATTCGAACATACGGCCCTGATTCTGCCGGATACCATGAGTCCGGTACTGACCCGGGAGCTTATCTACACCGGCATCACCCGGGCACGTTCTTTTTTTACTCTGGCAGGGCCTTCACCTGGAATTCTGGCGTCTGCCGCTAAACAACGCACTCTCAGGGCTTCCGGCCTTGGCAATTTACTGAAAAGCATGGAACCCAAAGGCCCATCAAAATGA
- a CDS encoding ATP-binding protein codes for MTNDDSIQMQLQKIGETLGANIQRYHERLHELKRLALILFTETRADEDDIKAWFDEQGFGIDKDGFWLSLPQLRAFRENRTPGDIISYSWHPDLVRNKEACFRMYALRNIGPLLKEIWNSLPKTAWIYYQDITNTALQFPYIDQITAIHPDFDWRAYHTFQSVCPQNNPKGDIQWTQPTIDYAGEGLILSVSIPVNVQNRFIGLWSIDLPMVSLYPAYIFDTLLEGQVNFIVDQAGHLVAHPQIETRIDSKKGSIFKTHFHELNAGFQALSLPKLLKNKTGHFVLNPETAHELVGYYHAIPGIRWLLFCIFPRQSMEYVIDQKIKTAFERIKTGDFSYRLNGLSNVKHSKIIADGFNEMARALEIQAEKQKKTQKEKELLEDRIRHYQKMEAIGTLAGGIAHDFNNILFPIQGYAEILLDDFHPNDPKHEMAQEIFQAASRAKALIEQILTFSRQGATKNQIVPLQSILKEALKLLRSTIPKNIVIRKNIMAECKPVYADPTNLHQVIMNLCTNAFHAVQEKEGGAIDVVLEEISVTEDGQYGIAGLPSGDYIRLTVSDTGCGMDKNTLEQIFDPYFTTKKEGKGTGLGLSISYGIIKNLNGDIKVYSEPDKGTTFHVYIPVTSNEKKQEAGENINIVKGTERILLVDDEGSIAQMGKVVLEKYGYHVSAFTSSIEALSTFEKNPASFDLLLTDMTMPDMTGDKLIRQIKGIRHNIPAIICTGFSESISNGNYADKGADGFLMKPVAIHKLIDEIRKQLDKTKQK; via the coding sequence ATGACAAACGATGATTCCATTCAAATGCAACTTCAAAAAATCGGCGAAACGTTGGGTGCAAATATCCAGCGATATCATGAACGTCTGCATGAACTAAAAAGGCTCGCTCTGATACTTTTTACAGAAACCCGGGCAGATGAAGATGATATAAAAGCGTGGTTTGATGAACAAGGCTTTGGTATTGATAAGGACGGTTTCTGGCTGAGTCTGCCCCAATTAAGGGCCTTTCGGGAAAATCGTACGCCAGGGGATATTATCTCCTATTCATGGCATCCTGATTTGGTCCGCAATAAAGAGGCCTGTTTTCGCATGTATGCGCTGAGAAATATAGGCCCGTTGCTCAAAGAGATATGGAACAGTTTACCCAAGACCGCATGGATTTATTATCAGGATATAACCAACACCGCTTTACAATTTCCATATATTGATCAAATAACAGCCATCCACCCTGATTTCGACTGGCGAGCCTATCATACTTTCCAATCGGTCTGCCCCCAAAACAATCCAAAAGGAGATATTCAGTGGACACAACCGACCATTGATTATGCCGGAGAGGGATTGATTCTGTCCGTTTCCATTCCCGTAAACGTCCAAAACCGATTTATCGGTTTATGGAGTATTGATCTGCCCATGGTAAGCCTTTATCCGGCATATATATTTGACACGCTTCTTGAAGGCCAGGTCAATTTTATAGTGGACCAGGCCGGTCACCTGGTGGCGCACCCACAGATTGAAACCCGGATTGACTCGAAAAAAGGAAGTATTTTCAAGACCCATTTTCATGAGCTCAATGCCGGGTTCCAAGCATTATCGCTACCCAAATTGCTGAAAAACAAAACCGGACACTTTGTGCTTAATCCGGAAACGGCACATGAATTAGTAGGATATTACCATGCAATCCCTGGGATTCGCTGGCTTTTATTTTGTATTTTTCCACGTCAATCAATGGAATATGTCATTGATCAGAAGATCAAAACGGCCTTTGAGCGAATTAAAACAGGGGATTTTTCATATCGGCTCAATGGATTATCAAATGTTAAGCACAGTAAAATTATCGCTGACGGATTTAACGAAATGGCCAGAGCACTGGAGATCCAGGCTGAAAAACAGAAAAAAACTCAAAAAGAAAAAGAGCTGCTTGAAGATCGAATCCGGCACTATCAAAAGATGGAAGCCATCGGTACGCTTGCCGGCGGTATTGCCCACGATTTTAACAACATCTTATTTCCCATCCAGGGCTACGCTGAAATATTGTTGGATGATTTCCACCCCAATGATCCTAAACATGAAATGGCCCAAGAAATTTTCCAGGCGGCATCCAGAGCCAAAGCGCTTATCGAACAAATTCTGACCTTCAGTCGTCAAGGGGCGACAAAAAATCAAATAGTACCGCTTCAAAGCATCCTTAAAGAAGCTCTGAAGTTATTAAGATCAACAATTCCGAAGAATATTGTGATTCGAAAAAATATCATGGCCGAGTGCAAGCCGGTATATGCCGATCCCACAAACCTTCACCAGGTAATTATGAACCTTTGCACCAACGCGTTTCATGCTGTGCAGGAAAAAGAGGGGGGGGCCATTGATGTTGTTTTAGAGGAAATCTCGGTCACCGAGGACGGGCAGTATGGCATTGCCGGTTTGCCCTCCGGAGATTACATTCGCCTGACGGTATCCGATACAGGGTGCGGTATGGACAAAAACACGTTGGAACAGATATTTGACCCCTATTTTACGACAAAAAAAGAAGGAAAAGGGACTGGATTAGGCCTTTCTATTTCATACGGCATCATAAAAAATCTCAATGGGGATATTAAAGTGTATTCAGAGCCGGATAAAGGCACAACCTTTCATGTTTACATACCGGTCACCAGCAACGAAAAAAAACAGGAAGCAGGAGAAAACATCAACATTGTAAAAGGAACAGAACGCATACTGCTTGTGGATGACGAGGGCAGTATTGCTCAGATGGGAAAGGTCGTGCTCGAAAAATACGGTTATCATGTTTCGGCGTTTACCAGCAGTATTGAAGCGTTGAGTACATTTGAAAAAAATCCAGCATCCTTTGATTTGCTGCTCACGGACATGACCATGCCGGACATGACGGGAGATAAATTAATCCGGCAGATCAAGGGTATTAGGCATAATATTCCGGCGATTATATGCACCGGATTCAGTGAAAGTATTTCTAACGGTAATTACGCAGATAAGGGGGCAGACGGATTTCTCATGAAACCGGTTGCCATACATAAACTGATTGATGAAATCCGAAAACAACTGGATAAAACAAAGCAGAAGTAA